The genomic window CATaaccattcccaccaccaccaccacagggaaGCTAGCCTGCCTCTTCCAAGGCTGCGGTCGGCGGTCGGGCAAGTACATATGCACGGTGTACCTGACGGTGAAGGTGCTCTACCTGCTGAACGTGGTGGGCAACTTTGTCCTGCTGACCGTCTTTCTGGATGCTGAGTTCTGGAGGTAGGTGTATGTTTGGAAAATTCCTTGCATCATTCACGAACAGGAACAAACGTTTGTTGACTCGTTTGATcgtttttcctttaaaaaaatgttatttatACATCCTGATTTATCTCGACAAAGtacatgcatctctctctgaGTCGACCCGAGTTCTGCAGTATGTTTGGAAAATTCCATGCATTATTTACGAACATGAGCAAACTTTTCTTGACCTGTTTCGTCGTTTTCCTTGAAAATTATAATTAAATACATCCTGATTTTACATCGACAGCGTAGCCtacgtgcatctctctctctctctctctctctctgagtcgaCTAATTTACCAAATTCTTCTTGCGAATGCGTCTTGTTTGGGGTCTTGGGGTGAATGCACAATTGGCTACTGGCGTGCTTGCCGTGAACAATGCATTTTTTGTGAGCTGCCagtgctttttttccccattcaaatCTTAACTGATAATTTTGTATGGGCATTCTAATTGTTGAGTTCGATGCCAAATGTGTTTCATATTTTGTATTCGTTACTTGAATTATGAAAATATGTAATTTTTTCCgcagggtttcctgaaataaacacgttttGCCTTGAAATATGGAGTCCTTATAATTAGCTGTGCAGTGTGTTCTGTTGAGCGGCTTGAGATCGGCACTGAGTGACAACTGAAGTGTACAAAAAGTTAAAGATTTGGTCATGAGCGAATTGATGTGGTATGTACATTGTGTTGAGGTGTTGGGTGAGGGGTAGCTGGGTGATGGTGTTGatttgtgtatatatgcgtgcatgcacatgtgatTGCGTGACTGCTGATCATTTGGAAATCATGTTTAAATGTCATGGTGTATTTCATATATCTCTCaagcgggtgcaatagccgagtggtaaaagcgttggactttcaatctgagggtcccgagttcgaatctcagtgacggcgccttgtgggtaaagggtggagatttttccgatctcccagacctgctagtgcctgaatccctttcatgtgtatatgcaagcagaagatcaaatacgcacgttaaagatcctgtaatccatgtcagtgttcggtgggttatggaaacaagaacatacccagcatgcacaccccaaaaatggagtatggctgcctacgtggcggggtaaaaacggtgatacacgtaaaagcccactcgtgtacatacaagtgaacgtgggagttgcagcccacgaacacagaagaaatgTTCACTCTCACTTGTAAACAGACTCCTGGTTCCTTTTCCTGTCATAACTTGAGTGGTGTTTGACTTGGCAAAGACAGcaggttgtgtgtgatgtgtgtaggtaCGGCATCACTGTGCTCAACTCTGTCCTCATCAACGGCGACTGGAGTGATCCTGTCAACTTCCCCAGACTGCTCATCTGTGATTTCCGTCTGCACCAGTCTGTACAGGCTGgtgaggttagtgtgtgtgtgtgtgtgtgctggggtgtgggggttagtgGGGCAGGTTTGTGGGAGAAGAGGTGGAGCGGGGTAGTGAGGTGTGTTGGGATGAGgggttgtgctgttgtgtggaaCGTTGGGGGAAGGgcttgagagagaggaggaggaagtgtgtgtgcgtatgtgtgcatgcgcagctgtgtatgtgtgtgtgcacgtttgtttaaAATTGTAGTAATCATTTTGCTGAATGTGATATTCCaggacatgtatatatgtgtgtgaagggCCACACCAGGCCATGATATGTATTCAGCTGTGAAGATTTGAAGGCCATCCAAAAGATAGGTGACTTTTTTCTGACTGGGTATAGATGAAAATCATGTCTTAATCATCACAAAAAGATTGATACTGCTTCCCCCAATTACCTTAATGTTTCAGAATACATGAAGGAAATGAAGCTGCAACCGCTTTTCCTTTTGTTTGCTGGACATAGATGTCAGACTtgactccttttctttcttctttggacATAGGCATCAGaataattgtacatgttcataACAGATTCCATGTTTCCTCCCCCCAGACCACAgattccagcagcagcagcagtgacagcaaAGTGCACACAGTGCAGTGCATCCTGTCCATCAACATGATCCTGGAGAAGCTGTTTGTGCTGCAGTGGTTCTGGCTGGTCACTCTAGCCATCCTCACCGTCGTCACCTTCATCACCTGGGCCATCAACACTGTCTGTGCCTGCGCACCCTACCTCTTCGCACGCAAGTACATGAAGTCGTTGTGGTACCGCGGGAAGGACGATGACTCGCGGTCAGGGGAGAGGTTCGTGAAGAGCTATCTCCGTGAGGATGGGATCTTGGTGCTGAGGATGGTGGAGGCCAACACGGACCACATGGTGGTGAAGGAACTGGTGCAGCACCTGTGGGACAACTTCCAGGCGCGGGACGCCGCCTTCAGCAAGGAACTGACCGAGGAGattgagatgatgatgaaggatgacACCAAGGAGGAGGACGACACGTCCAGCACTGAGCAGGAGAAGACCACTGAGGACAAGGAGGAGACGTGTGAAGTGTGACTGATAACTGATGTATCATGAAAATTCAGTCTGTAGGTTTTTTATTGGGTTGGGGAGAGGAGGTCCAACACAAGCAGGAATGTAAAGCTGTGTAGATGCAGTTTGAATTGGTAACAAATTGCCAATAATTAAGTCCAACACTGCAGTTTAGTCCCAAGCAaaactatcatcattattcttagaAAGAGAACAAATCTTCTGAAGACTGGTTGTGGTTGCCAATGTGGCCAAATAATCCAAAACTGCCATCAAGTAATCAATGATCTTGCTTTAGATCATGCTCGACAAGTTTATGCCAGGTTGCCGTTGGAATGTTCAACTGTTATGGCAATTATTGTGAAATATTTAGGAACCTAAAAATGCCCTGGTCAATCAAtattttgtttcatctttttttttggtttggttgttgtttgggaAGTGTAAATGTTGACAAGTCATTGCCTCCAAACTGATTACAGAGAAATAAGCATTCGACAAGTTCTGGCAGTGTTACTAATAAGTGTCATCAGAGCCTGATCATTCGTATTGAGTCTTCATGATGAACACATAAACTGttattcttcccctcccctcccctccccatcatcaTGACCAAGTTTCACATCTCTCCAATTAATTGTATTCATATTTCTTCTCAATGCTCACTGCATGTTAGTTCGGCCTTTTACCATTCATTATGTcatgttcttttttctctgtgtgtgaggtggttgtttttttgcctcAAGCTCTGTTCCCAGTCATTCAGGTGTATGGGGATAATTATT from Babylonia areolata isolate BAREFJ2019XMU chromosome 1, ASM4173473v1, whole genome shotgun sequence includes these protein-coding regions:
- the LOC143293805 gene encoding innexin unc-9-like isoform X2; the encoded protein is MVYTSMERALVRMTSFFVRKPVHDDDVVDRLHHNASLLLLLLFAAGTALQEYAGEPINCWTPNTYPQEHYTQHVNGYCWTHPLRYPISSQQDLLEQRRVINFGTAFYRWVTLIFVLQAMLFKLPNVVWNYLNRQSGASLSKLRDLLVEAQLNKEERHQRMDEAAQYLHSWLAAYRTPSPRRMLGREIRKLACLFQGCGRRSGKYICTVYLTVKVLYLLNVVGNFVLLTVFLDAEFWRYGITVLNSVLINGDWSDPVNFPRLLICDFRLHQSVQAGETTDSSSSSSDSKVHTVQCILSINMILEKLFVLQWFWLVTLAILTVVTFITWAINTVCACAPYLFARKYMKSLWYRGKDDDSRSGERFVKSYLREDGILVLRMVEANTDHMVVKELVQHLWDNFQARDAAFSKELTEEIEMMMKDDTKEEDDTSSTEQEKTTEDKEETCEV
- the LOC143293805 gene encoding innexin unc-9-like isoform X1, with the translated sequence MVYTSMERALVRMTSFFVRKPVHDDDVVDRLHHNASLLLLLLFAAGTALQEYAGEPINCWTPNTYPQEHYTQHVNGYCWTHPLRYPISSQQDLLEQRRVINFGTAFYRWVTLIFVLQAMLFKLPNVVWNYLNRQSGASLSKLRDLLVEAQLNKEERHQRMDEAAQYLHSWLAAYRTPSPRRMLGREIPTTNTNNPTNDITIPTTTTTGKLACLFQGCGRRSGKYICTVYLTVKVLYLLNVVGNFVLLTVFLDAEFWRYGITVLNSVLINGDWSDPVNFPRLLICDFRLHQSVQAGETTDSSSSSSDSKVHTVQCILSINMILEKLFVLQWFWLVTLAILTVVTFITWAINTVCACAPYLFARKYMKSLWYRGKDDDSRSGERFVKSYLREDGILVLRMVEANTDHMVVKELVQHLWDNFQARDAAFSKELTEEIEMMMKDDTKEEDDTSSTEQEKTTEDKEETCEV